In Oreochromis aureus strain Israel breed Guangdong linkage group 20, ZZ_aureus, whole genome shotgun sequence, the following are encoded in one genomic region:
- the e2f1 gene encoding transcription factor E2F1, whose amino-acid sequence MSETLITGQTSEDLLADFETLLNSGSINLDEDHQIVIITSPSNEGLHSAPAPTSTGEILLFATPQGPADVGIQDKRRPPLGRPPVKRKLDLDSDHQYVSTTRPSTGQAPLSTPAPPRVPRTTAEKSRYDTSLNLTTKRFLDLLSQSADGVVDLNWASQVLDVQKRRIYDITNVLEGIQLISKKSKNNIQWLGNRIDAALVSRHKELQREVCDLTDAEEQLDDLISKCNLQLRLLTEDPQNKKLGYVRCQDLRQSFDSPDQLVMVIRAPPETQMQVSEPSEGYQVSLKSTRGPIDVFLCPEDSSGVCSPVTGGSPSKPNADPSLVQPPTQPTDQSQPRTCSTALEVGLSSPASTSSTVTAVSQQDPSSLVLGGDAESILGGDPFSNLGDLPDFDLSPLSSTDFLSVEGLPLPLDGFINLSPPHSHDYHYGLEDHEGISELFDCDFGDLSQVLGAN is encoded by the exons ATGTCAGAGACTCTGATAACAGGGCAGACATCGGAGGATCTGTTAGCAGACTTTGAGACTTTGCTGAACTCTGGGAGTATCAACTTGGACGAGGACCACCAGATAGTGATTATCACCAGCCCCAGCAATGAAGGACTCCACTCGGCCCCTGCCCCGACCAGCACGGGGGAGATCCTGCTGTTCGCCACGCCGCAGGGCCCAGCTGACGTAGGGATCCAGGACAAGAGGAGACCACCTCTGGGAAGGCCACCG GTAAAAAGGAAGTTGGACCTGGACAGTGACCATCAGTATGTCAGCACCACCCGACCTTCCACAGGCCAGGCACCGCTTTCCACTCCTGCTCCTCCCAGAG TTCCTCGGACCACGGCAGAGAAGTCTCGGTATGACACCTCTTTGAACCTGACCACCAAGCGCTTTCTGGACCTGTTGTCCCAGTCGGCCGACGGCGTGGTGGATCTAAACTGGGCGTCTCAGGTGCTGGATGTTCAGAAGAGACGCATCTACGACATAACCAATGTCCTGGAGGGGATCCAGCTCATCTCCAAGAAGTCAAAGAACAACATCCAGTGGCT CGGTAATCGCATTGATGCGGCTCTGGTTTCCCGCCATAAGGagctgcagagggaggtgtGTGACCTCACAGATGCTGAGGAGCAGCTGgatgatctcatttccaaatgcaATCTGCAGCTCAGATTGCTCACAGAGGACCCACAGAACAAAAA ACTGGGGTATGTGCGCTGTCAGGACTTGAGGCAGTCGTTCGATTCCCCTGACCAGCTGGTTATGGTGATCAGAGCTCCACCAGAGACCCAGATGCAAGTTTCAGAACCCTCTGAG GGTTACCAGGTGTCGCTGAAGAGCACGCGAGGTCCGATCGACGTCTTCCTCTGTCCAGAAGACAGCTCTGGCGTCTGCAGCCCTGTGACAGGAGGCAGTCCCTCTAAACCCAATGCTGACCCTTCCCTTGTTCAACCTCCCACACAACCCACCGACCAATCACAACCCAGAACCTGCTCCACAGCCCTGGAAGTGGGTTTATCATCTCCAGCATCCACATCATCCACTGTAACAGCAGTGTCGCAACAGGACCCCTCATCACTGGTGTTAGGTGGCGACGCAG AATCCATCCTGGGAGGCGACCCATTCTCCAACCTTGGAGACCTACCTGATTTTGATCTCTCACCGCTCTCTTCTACGGACTTCCTGAGTGTAGAGGGCCTTCCTCTCCCATTGGACGGTTTCATCAACTTGTCCCCCCCTCACAGTCATGACTACCACTATGGACTAGAGGACCATGAAGGCATCAGTGAACTGTTTGACTGTGACTTTGGTGACCTGTCACAAGTTTTGGGGGCCAATtag